A single genomic interval of Coccidioides posadasii str. Silveira chromosome 1, complete sequence harbors:
- a CDS encoding uncharacterized protein (CAZy:GT24~SECRETED:SignalP(1-27)~antiSMASH:Cluster_1.3~BUSCO:53270at4751~EggNog:ENOG410PHC3~COG:O~BUSCO:223at33183), producing the protein MPFKAASLPWQLGLFLGALLLPPAVQASRSVNVALSASFSSPPYLLELLETAAEENSTSYFPLLDRIADGAFAESRTDKDLYDQFLRVLRDEGHIRDPDALSSFKLAMSLRSTAPRIQAHYQYYNTSVEQSLMVVQDAVCQVWAHYGGEQHCSPSLKHAQQSVSGDQDDHVLPFDRVLGRGDQPLVLYADISSPLFGDFHKELSKRAVEGEFSYRVRYRPSSLGHANRLFVSGYGVELALKRTDYIVIDDRDAEQSSSSSSSSSEKAKATHGTAKDLKEESPADLKPLSASEVSTLGINAASFIMNSEDPFETLLKLSQDFPRHSSIIANTNATIEFLVELANNQAHMLPVGYNVMWINGVQLDPRRTNAFSLLNHLRYERKVINNFRELDLSAGDVVRLLAHPVVARSQAIEEAPRYDYRDETEGGGVIIWLNDLEKDRRYSNWSRGLAALLQRTYPGQFPQARRDVNNVIVLLNLADRTDLRMLVSQLQMFITRKIPIRFGMVPTLPDEASMQQIRVASYLHQTYGLKTLLTYFENALEGAKSQIVWPSKDSFNAAVQDREHHADRPKLTFEEILSSDHFEPIITKTKAYLKRLSSDGPNPPMFVNGAIIPRDEHWMQPLVTRLAQDLEEIQQAIYGGLYDDDSWLPIHFLDGAVLTRNPLIIPEDPGAVQIRDLHAAFKSRRSAFDALPRIRASSDSNLENWSSLILIADFDSEGGIKQLGSVLEFREKNPGIEVLLLHDSHLDFSGRVSAELFNLMKESRDVDVSALKSILEVGSERLLTQEPDVERRRNYFSSFSPLARELGSNQGGVDIVFNGRLIGPIPSSSLFGVQELEQLLAYERQRRLEPLFGAVKSLELKDVVDGPFKLARLTSLVARSTKLDIPEDIYDSGPALRTNSYEKWSTEHSGFMLSHADDPVIQVVAVIDPASEAAQRYIPILKVLSKLSGVSVKVILSPIQPLKELPIKRFYRQVFESEPSFNDDGSLRRPEASFTSIPEDALLTLGMDVAPSWLVAPKESVYDLDNIKLSSLREGANVDAVYELEHILIEGHSRDVTHGSPPRGVQLLLGTEKTPHFADTIIMANLGYFQFKAQPGCWRITLKPGPSERIYQLDSVGGMGYVPKPGDETNEVALLSFQGTTLFPRLSRKPGHEEDDVLEAGSKAGSVKNYFSKGLNFASDVISSITGSQKEKHADINIFSVASGHLYERMLNIMMVSVMRHTKHSVKFWFIEQFLSPSFKSFLPHLAKEYGFSYEMVTYKWPHWLRSQREKQREIWGYKILFLDVLFPLSLDKVIFVDADQIVRTDMYDLITMDLEGAPYGFTPMCDSRTEMEGFRFWKQGYWKKFLKGLPYHISALYVVDLNRFRELAAGDRLRGQYQSLSADPNSLANLDQDLPNHMQHAIPIKSLSQDWLWCETWCSDEALKTARTIDLCNNPMTKEPKLERARRQVPEWTEYDDEIAELGRRVAREQGQAGDEKNEKMRERDEL; encoded by the exons ATGCCATTTAAGGCAGCCTCGTTACCATGGCAATTGGGCCTCTTTCTGGGAGCGCTATTGCTTCCCCCTGCTGTCCAGGCAAGCCGTTCGGTGAACGTGGCCTTGAGCGCTTCGTTTAGCTCTCCACCGTATCTTCTGGAGTTATT GGAGACAGCCGCCGAAGAAAACTCCACCAGCTATTTCCCCCTCCTTGACCGTATCGCAGACGGAGCCTTTGCGGAATCTCGGACGGATAAGGACTTATACGACCAATTTCTACGTGTCTTGCGGGATGAAGGACATATACGTGATCCGGATGCGTTGTCGTCGTTTAAGCTCGCCATGTCGCTTCGCTCGACGGCACCGAGAATACAAGCACATTACCAGTACTATAATACCTCTGTAGAGCAATCGTTGATGGTCGTTCAGGATGCGGTGTGTCAGGTTTGGGCGCATTATGGTGGAGAGCAGCATTGCTCGCCGAGCTTGAAGCATGCACAGCAAAGTGTTTCTGGAGACCA GGATGATCATGTTTTACCTTTTGATCGTGTGCTCGGCCGTGGTGATCAACCGCTGGTTCTGTATGCTGATATCTCCTCTCCTCTGTTTGGTGATTTTCATAAGGAGTTAAGCAAAAGGGCTGTGGAGGGAGAGTTTTCCTACAGAGTGCGATACCGTCCCTCTTCGTTGGGCCATGCCAACCGGCTCTTTGTGAGTGGCTATGGCGTCGAACTCGCCTTGAAACGGACGGATTATATTGTAATCGATGATCGAGATGCGGAGCAGAGTAGTTCTAGCTCGAGTTCAAGCTCAGAGAAAGCGAAGGCTACGCACGGAACCGCTAAGGACTTGAAGGAAGAGTCTCCGGCTGACTTGAAGCCTTTGTCTGCATCGGAAGTCTCGACACTTGGAATCAATGCCGCCAGTTTTATTATGAACAGCGAGGATCCGTTCGAGACGCTGTTGAAGCTATCTCAGGATTTCCCCCGTCACTCCTCTATTATTGCGAATACCAACGCTACTATTGAATTTCTTGTTGAATTGGCGAATAACCAGGCACATATGCTCCCCGTCGGCTATAACGTCATGTGGATCAACGGCGTTCAATTGGATCCTCGCCGAACTAATGCATTCTCACTGCTGAACCATTTACGCTATGAACGGAAGGTGATTAACAATTTTCGTGAGCTTGACCTATCTGCTGGGGATGTCGTGAGATTACTCGCTCATCCGGTCGTCGCGAGATCTCAGGCGATTGAGGAAGCCCCACGGTACGACTACAGGGACGAGACAGAAGGTGGGGGTGTGATTATCTGGCTCAATGACCTGGAGAAGGATAGGAGATATTCGAACTGGTCTCGTGGATTGGCTGCG CTTCTTCAGCGAACGTATCCAGGTCAATTCCCTCAAGCCCGCCGCGATGTTAATAATGTAATCGTTCTTTTAAACTTGGCCGATCGGACAGACCTACGGATGCTTGTGTCGCAGCTTCAAATGTTTATTACTAGAAAGATACCTATTAGATTTGGGATGGTTCCCACATTACCGGATGAAGCGTCCATGCAGCAGATCAGGGTTGCATCTTACTTGCACCAAACATATGGTTTGAAAACTCTTTTGACATACTTTGAAAAT GCATTGGAGGGGGCCAAGAGTCAGATAGTCTGGCCGAGCAAGGACAGCTTCAACGCTGCGGTTCAAGACCGTGAACATCACGCGGACCGACCTAAGTTGACTTTTGAGGAAATCTTATCCTCTGATCACTTCGAACCAATTATCACAAAAACAAAGGCGTACCTaaaaagattatcttctgaTGGCCCGAACCCGCCGATGTTCGTGAATGGAGCTATAATTCCTCGGGATGAACACTGGATGCAACCTTTGGTTACCAGATTAGCCCAGGATTTGGAGGAGATACAACAAGCAATTTATGGGGGGCTTTATGATGACGATTCCTGGCTTCCCATTCATTTCCTTGATGGAGCTGTGTTGACCCGGAATCCGTTGATCATACCAGAGGACCCTGGTGCAGTCCAAATCCGGGACTTACACGCCGCATTTAAGAGCCGTCGATCCGCATTTGATGCCCTTCCGCGGATTAGAGCATCTAGCGATTCGAATTTGGAGAATTGGAGCAGCTTGATATTGATTGCCGATTTTGACAGCGAAGGTGGAATAAAACAGTTGGGTTCCGTGCTTGAGTTTCGTGAAAAGAATCCGGGGATTGAAGTCCTTCTTCTCCACGATTCCCACCTAGATTTTTCTGGTCGTGTTTCGGCTGAACTTTTCAATCTTATGAAAGAGAGCCGGGATGTGGATGTGTCTGCGCTAAAATCCATTTTAGAGGTTGGCTCTGAACGACTCCTCACCCAAGAACCTGACGTGGAGCGGCGTCGCAATTATTTTTCGTCTTTCTCACCGCTGGCGAGAGAGCTAGGAAGCAACCAAGGTGGTGTTGACATTGTGTTCAATGGAAGGCTTATTGGCCCAATTCCCTCTTCATCACTTTTTGGTGTCCAAGAATTGGAACAACTTCTAGCTTATGAGCGACAGAGGCGGCTAGAACCACTTTTCGGAGCCGTTAAATCGTTGGAGCTCAAGGATGTGGTCGACGGTCCGTTTAAACTTGCGAGGTTGACCTCTCTTGTTGCCCGTTCCACGAAACTAGATATTCCAGAGGATATCTACGATAGCGGGCCCGCCTTACGCACCAACTCTTACGAAAAgtggagtacggagcactccgGCTTTATGTTATCTCACGCAGACGATCCTGTGATCCAAGTCGTTGCTGTCATTGATCCTGCATCGGAAGCCGCCCAGCGCTATATTCCTATCCTGAAGGTCCTCTCTAAACTTTCAGGAGTTTCGGTGAAAGTAATCCTCAGTCCAATCCAGCCATTGAAAGAATTGCCTATCAAGCGGTTCTATCGACAAGTTTTCGAATCGGAGCCATCGTTCAACGATGATGGTTCCTTGCGGAGACCGGAGGCATCTTTTACAAGTATACCGGAAGATGCACTCTTAACGTTAGGCATGGACGTCGCTCCGTCTTGGTTGGTTGCACCAAAAGAGTCCGTTTATGACCTGGATAATATAAAACTAAGCTCCCTGAGGGAGGGTGCAAATGTTGACGCTGTATATGAACTCGAGCACATTTTGATCGAGGGACACTCAAGAGATGTGACACATGGAAGCCCTCCTCGAGGGGTTCAACTTCTCCTGGGAACGGAGAAAACCCCACATTTTGCCGATACAATCATCATGGCGAACTTGGGTTACTTCCAATTCAAGGCCCAGCCTGGATGTTGGCGAATTACCTTGAAGCCAGGACCAAGCGAACGCATTTACCAGTTGGATAGTGTTGGTGGTATGGGGTATGTTCCGAAGCCTGGCGATGAGACAAACGAGGTTGCCTTGTTGTCCTTCCAGGGCACAACTCTTTTCCCACGACTATCGCGGAAGCCCGGCCACGAAGAGGACGACGTTCTGGAAGCCGGGTCGAAAGCGGGATCTGTTAAAAATTACTTTTCAAAAGGTCTCAACTTTGCGTCTGATGTGATTTCTAGCATAACTGGGTCACAGAAAGAGAAGCACGCAGATATAAACATCTTTTCAGTCGCCAGCGGTCACTTGTACGAGCGAATGTTGAATATTATGATGGTGTCGGTAATGCGGCATACGAAGCACTCGGTCAAGTTTTGGTTCATTGAGCAGTTCCTGTCACCGTCATTCAAATCTTTTCTCCCACATTTGGCGAAGGAATATGGATTCTCGTACGAAATGGTTACCTATAAGTGGCCTCATTGGCTTCGTTCACAACGGGAGAAGCAGCGAGAGATTTGGGGCTATAAGATATTGTTTTTGGATGTGCTCTTCCCACTTTCTCTGGATAAAGTTATTTTCGTGGATGCAGACCAAATTGTCCGGACAGACATGTACGACCTAATCACTATGGATCTCGAGGGGGCACCATACGGGTTCACACCCATGTGCGACTCGCGGACAGAAATGGAAGGCTTCCGCTTCTGGAAGCAAGGTTACTGGAAGAAGTTCCTCAAAGGCCTTCCATACCACATCTCTGCACTCTACGTGGTTGATCTCAACCGTTTCCGTGAACTCGCTGCTGGTGACCGGCTCCGAGGACAGTATCAATCTCTCTCAGCTGATCCAAACAGCCTAGCCAATCTGGACCAGGACCTACCGAACCATATGCAGCATGCTATTCCGATCAAGAGTCTGTCGCAGGACTGGCTATGGTGTGAAACATGGTGCTCAGATGAGGCATTGAAGACGGCAAGAACAATTGATTTGTGTAATAATCCGATGACGAAGGAGCCAAAGTTGGAGAGGGCGAGGAGACAGGTGCCGGAGTGGACGGAATACGATGACGAGATTGCGGAATTGGGGAGAAGGGTTGCAAGGGAGCAGGGGCAGGCAGGGGAtgagaagaatgagaaaATGAGGGAGAGAGATGAGTTGTAG
- a CDS encoding uncharacterized protein (antiSMASH:Cluster_1.3~EggNog:ENOG410PMBE~COG:S~BUSCO:7954at33183), which produces MDSHLDHTRHRSISSNPNEGAALPWILEHLLAYPGNYEIPLRTMYTLNSTSIAQPPALSPPLVPPSSAFSREAQGNAFPAARTTNDKQNVPNVSDTAAMFKAQLMSQISQLPSQPCSLPPTFITSFVRRCFPPVVEEVDFPQALTALDYLRDLENRRRKGVMDALHRLGITGAEGEKQDLSKRYPGVLTWIDAMECKERVAAALYTQVYIRLRRWTLINEMLLEPFNKANCIAMLNTLFPPIVGTPPTSHLNSKILNDQRNGFFDLILDVGKRGKRVLEPMIQQDMRPGDATGWPVAQEYIDKYLRAATAIIDECADVTSRQYFEEPPFERKHKGRKVDSGISFMSVDRPSTSSSITSHNSKLLNKPLPQSPTSAKSKHGGTTLERIAKEIRKIKSRGDLGESAKEEKKASKGLKKKRSGLLKDKEKRHSGSSDSDPPFDPEEFKQRRMEWEAKNADKLEHARRISNS; this is translated from the exons ATGGACAGTCACCTGGACCACACCCGTCATCGCAGCATCTCTTCGAATCCAAACGAAGGCGCAGCTCTGCCTTGGATCCTGGAACACCTGCTTGCGTATCCCGGAAACTATGAGATCCCCCTTCGAACTATGTACACATTGAATTCGACTTCAATCGCCCAGCCTCCCGCTCTCTCGCCGCCGTTAGTCCCGCCCAGCTCGGCATTCTCTCGCGAAGCTCAGGGCAACGCGTTTCCGGCCGCCAGGACCACCAACGACAAGCAGAATGTGCCGAACGTGTCTGATACTGCCGCGATGTTCAAGGCACAGCTGATGTCCCAGATCTCGCAGTTGCCCTCGCAGCCGTGCTCGCTTCCGCCCACCTTCATTACGTCCTTTGTTCGTCGATGCTTTCCGCCGGTCGTTGAAGAGGTTGACTTTCCTCAGGCTTTGACAGCTTTGGATTACCTTCGGGACCTCGAGAATCGCAGAAGAAAGGGGGTCATGGACGCCTTGCACAGACTGGGCATTACTGGTGCCGAAGGGGAAAAGCAGGATCTTTCAAAGCGCTATCCTGGTGTGCTCACATGGATTGACGCCATGGAATGCAAAGAAAGAGTTGCTGCTGCACTGTATACTCAAGTTTACATACGCCTTCGTCGCTGG ACTTTGATCAACGAAATGCTACTCGAGCCGTTTAACAAGGCTAACTGTATTGCCATGCTCAATACCTTGTTCCCACCGATCGTCGGCACCCCGCCTACTTCTCATCTCAATTCGAAAATCCTCAACGACCAGAGAAACGGCTTCTTTGACCTCATCCTGGATGTTGGAAAGCGGGGAAAGCGGGTTCTTGAGCCAATGATTCAACAGGATATGCGTCCCGGCGATGCTACCGGATGGCCTGTCGCCCAAGAGTATATCGATAAATATCTTCGTGCAGCTACTGCAATCATTGACGAATGCGCTGACGTTACAAGCCGACAATATTTCGAGGAGCCACCATTCGAAAGGAAACACAAGGGAAGAAAGGTTGATTCCGGGATCAGTTTTATGTCTGTCGACAGACCATCCACAAGCAGCAGCATCACTAGCCACAATAGCAAGCTCCTCAACAAACCGCTTCCCCAGTCTCCCACCTCAGCTAAGTCCAAACATGGCGGAACAACACTGGAAAGAATTGCCAAAGAAATTCGCAAGATCAAATCGCGTGGTGACCTGGGGGAGTCGgcaaaggaagaaaagaaggccTCCAAGGGCCTCAAAAAAAAGCGATCCGGTCTCCTCAAGGACAAAGAGAAGCGTCACTCCGGCAGTTCGGACAGTGATCCGCCTTTTGATCCAGAAGAGTTCAAACAGCGCAGAATGGAGTGGGAGGCGAAGAATGCCGACAAGCTCGAACATGCCCGTCGGATCAGCAATTCATGA
- a CDS encoding uncharacterized protein (antiSMASH:Cluster_1.3) — MLTRRNELRSRPAAMPVAALLNMLLHLAFRLASTSILKALPICVASGLNALICVDPFWRLEPAEVVSAVERPSLGQKSIFEIHQIFGGGGGGGGKVVSGQRMRKPDSFDLPSNLVSGNTPLWSWCALWPH; from the exons ATGTTGACTCGGAGGAATGAGTTGAGAAGCAGACCTGCGGCGATGCCGGTAGCCGCTTTATTGAACATGTTGCT GCACCTCGCCTTCCGACTTGCATCAACATCCATCCTTAAAGCTCTTCCGATCTGTGTGGCGAGCGGATTGAATGCATTGATTTGCGTTGATCCATTCTGGAGACTTGAGCCAGCGGAAGTTGTCAGTG CTGTGGAAAGGCCTTCATTGGGCCAGAAGTCGATCTTTGAGATCCATCAAATCTttggcggcggcggcggcggtggtggcAAGGTCGTTTCAGGTCAGAGGATGCGCAAGCCAGATAGCTTTGATCTTCCCAGCAATCTGGTTTCTGGAAACACCCCTCTCTGGTCCTGGTGTGCACTCTGGCCACATTAG
- a CDS encoding uncharacterized protein (EggNog:ENOG410PQ7A~COG:S~BUSCO:10388at33183) codes for MAAGPHTFVVADVFASERYLGNQLAIVSIRSNALSYQQKRQIAKEFNHSTTAFLHDSPHPYQPRKLELFSSKGERHFAADAVLGTAQYIFQCLATNEDATALPSPNIASGSKPGAKLSKCALQTKSGVIHAFFDPARQVTAIEVPFDIHVHAKETSKDEILAVQRKLGTSPQIDKMKASYSVVSIYEGVTFTLVDFTNCPTLISLLQPSEAPEPNLDAGWRAAPVGDDGGGDSPSPSSFYGAVYFIQLQTDFTEEPYITRLEARVIADGVEEAASASGCCALAAHLAMQKGGKNSRHAYAIEQGIEMGRKSQLCIEVRLNEQGSGVSRITLSGRATMVMEGKLL; via the exons ATGGCAGCAGGACCGCATACATTTG TTGTTGCTGATGTCTTTGCATCGGAAAG ATATCTCGGCAATCAACTTGCCATCGTCAGCATTCGTAGCAACGCGCTCAGTTATCAACAAAAAAGACAGATCGCCAAAGAATTCAACCATTCAACGACAGCATTCCTCCATGATAGCCCTCACCCATATCAACCGCGCAAACTCGAACTGTTCAGCTCCAAAGGTGAACGGCATTTCGCCGCTGATGCCGTCCTAGGAACGGCTCAGTATATTTTCCAATGCCTAGCGACAAACGAAGATGCCACCGCTCTTCCCAGTCCTAACATCGCCTCTGGGAGTAAACCCGGAGCGAAACTATCCAAATGTGCTTTGCAGACAAAATCAGGCGTGATTCATGCATTCTTCGACCCGGCAAGACAAGTCACTGCCATCGAAGTCCCCTTCGACATCCACGTCCATGCCAAAGAGACGTCGAAAGACGAAATTCTCGCCGTGCAGCGCAAACTCGGCACAAGTCCGCAGATAGATAAAATGAAAGCATCATACTCGGTCGTATCTATTTACGAAGGTGTAACATTCACCCTGGTCGACTTCACCAATTGCCCCACCCTGATTAGCCTCCTCCAGCCAAGCGAAGCCCCGGAGCCGAACCTCGACGCTGGATGGAGAGCAGCACCAGTGGGAGATGATGGCGGCGGTGATTCTCCATCgccatcttctttctacgGCGCGGTATATTTTATCCAACTCCAAACCGATTTCACCGAAGAACCGTACATTACCAGGTTAGAAGCCCGTGTCATCGCTGACGGGGTGGAAGAAGCGGCCAGCGCAAGCGGATGCTGTGCGCTGGCGGCACATCTAGCAATGCAGAAGGGTGGGAAGAATTCGAGACATGCGTATGCCATTGAGCAAGGAATCGAAATGGGGCGGAAGAGCCAACTTTGCATTGAAGTGAGATTGAACGAGCAAGGTTCGGGGGTGTCGAGGATTACACTTTCGGGGAGGGCGACAATGGTGATGGAGGGGAAGCTATTGTAA
- the SSZ1 gene encoding Hsp70 protein that interacts with Zuo1p (BUSCO:167290at4751~EggNog:ENOG410PHA3~COG:O~BUSCO:4984at33183), whose translation MSDQPNGVAAETTERYAIGISFGNSNSSIAHISPEGKPQVIANEEGDRHIPSVLSYVEGEEYHGAQAKAQLVRNPKNTIAYFRDYLGKDFKSIDPTPAHASAHPQLHDSSVAFTVRDTAAEEPNTITVSEVTTRHLRRLKQSASDFLGKDVNAAVVTVPTDFSEAQRTALKAAAKEAGVDVIQFVHEPVAALLAYDAIPETQVKDKLVVVADFGGTRSDIAIIASRGGMYTVLATVHDPELGGAQLDQILIDHFAKEFIKKHKTDPRENERSLAKMKLEAEVTKKALSLGTTAALSIESLASGIDFSSTVNRTRFELLSGKVFSSFTQLIEQAIKKAELDVLDIDEVILCGGTSHIPKIARLVQSLFSPSTTVLSPSTSPTAINPSDLAARGAAIQASLIEEFEKEDIEQSTHPMVTVAPHLEKAIGVQLVSADQSAESTAIFKPLLSAETALPARRTAQYAVPKDGGDVIIRVCEGARDIKVIKPEPKPKPAGPKEDSDVDSDDESEEEEEDIREIVWNVSKPIAEFAIKGVKANGKVEVMISVNEHLVMQVTAREVGAKGGVRGVVDGPQNGVAA comes from the exons ATGAGCGACCAGCCTAACGGCGTTGCTGCCGAGACAACGGAGAGATACGCCATTGGTATCTCCTTCGGAAACTCGAACAGCTCCATAGCTCATATCTCACCG GAAGGAAAACCTCAGGTTATCGCCAACGAAGAAGGAG ATCGCCATATCCCTTCTGTCTTGTCCTATGTCGAGGGTGAAGAATACCACGGTGCACAGGCAAAGGCTCAACTAGTGCGGAATCCAAAAAATACTATTGCATATTTCAGAGATTATCTAGGAAAAGA TTTTAAATCTATAGATCCGACTCCTGCTCACGCTTCTGCGCATCCTCAATTGCATGATTCGTCCGTTGCGTTCACCGTCCGCGATACAGCCGCCGAGGAACCCAACACTATTACTGTTTCCGAGGTCACTACCCGCCATTTGCGACGACTGAAGCAGTCTGCTTCTGATTTTCTCGGAAAAGATGTTAACGCTGCTGTTGTCACCGTTCCCACAGACTTCTCTGAAGCGCAACGCACCGCCTTGAAAGCAGCAGCGAAGGAAGCTGGCGTCGATGTTATTCAATTTGTTCATGAACCAGTTGCAGCCTTATTGGCGTACGACGCGATACCCGAGACACAAGTCAAGGATAAGTTAGTTGTTGTTGCGGATTTCGGTGGGACTAGATCGGATATCGCCATCATTGCTTCAAGGGGAGGAATGTATACTGTCTTGGCTACCGTCCATGACCCCGAGCTTGGAGGTGCCCAGTTGGATCAAATCCTTATCGATCACTTTGCGAAGGAATTTATCAAGAAGCATAAAACCGACCCGCGTGAGAACGAGCGCAGTTTGGCGAAAATGAAACTTGAGGCGGAGGTCACAAAGAAAGCTTTGAGCCTTGGAACTACCGCAGCGCTCAGCATTGAAAGCCTGGCCAGCGGTATCGACTTCAGTTCTACTGTAAATCGAACGAGATTCGAGTTGTTGTCCGGCAAGGTCTTTAGCAGCTTTACTCAGCTGATTGAACAAGCAATCAAAAAAGCTGAGTTGGATGTGCTGGACATTGACGAG GTTATTCTTTGCGGTGGAACTTCCCACATTCCAAAGATCGCTCGCCTCGTACaatctctcttctctccctcAACTACAGTCCTCTCGCCATCTACATCTCCCACCGCAATTAACCCCTCGGACCTCGCTGCTCGCGGAGCCGCCATCCAAGCTTCACTAATAGAAGAGTTTGAGAAGGAAGACATTGAGCAGTCCACGCATCCTATGGTCACTGTCGCTCCCCACCTTGAAAAAGCAATTGGCGTGCAACTCGTCTCAGCCGATCAAAGTGCTGAATCCACGGCAATTTTCAAGCCGCTTCTTAGCGCTGAGACTGCCCTTCCCGCCCGCCGCACTGCGCAGTACGCCGTTCCCAAGGATGGTGGCGATGTCATCATTCGCGTCTGCGAAGGTGCTCGCGACATCAAAGTCATCAAGCCTGAACCCAAACCCAAGCCCGCTGGACCCAAGGAAGACTCGGACGTTGACTCTGACGATGAGagcgaggaagaggaagaagacaTCCGTGAAATTGTGTGGAATGTATCCAAGCCGATCGCGGAGTTTGCTATTAAGGGAGTTAAAGCTAATGGTAAAGTGGAAGTGATGATCAGTGTTAACGAGCATTTAGTCATGCAAGTAACTGCTAGGGAGGTGGGTGCGAAGGGAGGCGTTCGCGGTGTTGTGGATGGTCCTCAGAATGGAGTTGCTGCTTAG
- a CDS encoding uncharacterized protein (EggNog:ENOG410PSIW~COG:A~BUSCO:14051at33183) gives MLLTMTELKHKYHPELVFERKNKDLKKLPKYVRVEKRPIPHPPAASPYAGSKVPKIVYVSTKTPFMSAAKRVQKLLREVEKRAMPKIDLHDSKTGEKAKVTQLKESSQALQKEEVFIKATGRAIKKAMDIGKWFGEKEGYSITVKTGTVLVVDDIVEDEGLKKKELSKRAKREQFKSNVQDNNMEVNSFAEIARTAGPALPDVHTMHTPKQNGKRKRLDADDDLPESRTRWVNVVEIAVTLK, from the exons ATGCTATTGACTATGACGGAGCTAAAGCACAAGTATCATCCTGAACTTGTCTTCGAAAGGAAAAACAAAGATCTTAAAAAGCTACCAAAAT ATGTCCGGGTTGAAAAGCGCCCTATTCCCCATCCCCCTGCAGCCTCCCCTTACGCCGGCTCTAAGGTGCCGAAGATCGTCTATGTTTCGACTAAGACACCCTTCATGAGCGCAGCAAAACGCGTTCAAAAACTCTTGCGAGAAGTTGAAAAGCGCGCTATGCCCAAGATCGACCTCCATGATAGCAAGACAGGCGAGAAAGCTAAGGTAACCCAGCTGAAAGAAAGTAGCCAGGCCCTGCAAAAGGAGGAGGTATTCATCAAAGCTACTGGTCGGGCTATTAAAAAGGCCATGGACATTGGCAAATGGTTCGGCGAGAAGGAAGGGTATAGCATCACTGTGAAGACAGGGACGGTCTTAGTAGTCGACGATATCGTTGAGGATGAAGGCCTGAAGAAAAAGGAGCTGAGCAAGAGAGCAAAGCGGGAGCAGTTTAAGAGCAATGTTCAAGACAATAATATGGAGGTGAATTCTTTTGCAGAAATTGCCCGGACGGCAGGCCCAGCGCTACCCGATGTGCACACAATGCACACTCCAAAACAAAACGGAAAGAGGAAGAGGCTTGATGCAGATGACGACTTGCCTGAATCGCGCACCCGCTGGGTTAATGTTGTGGAAATCGCTGTAACTTTGAAGTGA
- a CDS encoding uncharacterized protein (EggNog:ENOG410Q574~BUSCO:12391at33183), translating into MDPAMLETLTAEDLAPPTPPPSYEESASGAASRVASGPKTFNLKIDRTAINTVGYSSANETSLTYRLSHELDTGHSTIAISRFAPFTNSPEFTGRRDKHIYSFTQSLFSTTVEIIGKRRSTLPGTLYLRLNHSFLKQSWEVCHRPPTSDRSTLLFRTRPTRNPHKVDKLQWEDAERQLVAVETQWCANEGSKPGLHVVKNLGDKLVDVLVTGWCAKIWNGWQMSIAEAREKELDSFRRKMAYGGQMFSIRDSNPGTSLWSL; encoded by the exons ATGGATCCCGCCATGCTCGAAACTCTAACCGCAGAAGATCTCGCTCCGCCAACCCCGCCCCCTTCCTACGAAGAATCCGCGTCTGGCGCAGCATCGCGCGTAGCCTCGGGTCCCAAAACATTCAATCTTAAAATCGATAGAACTGCTATTAACACTGTTGGCTATTCCTCTGCTAACGAAACGAGTCTTACTTATCGACTATCCCATGAGCTAGACACTGGCCACAGTACTATCGCAATATCCCGTTTCGCCCCCTTCACTAACTCACCAGAGTTCACCGGCAGACGGGACAAGCACATCTACTCTTTCACCCAATCTTTATTCTCCACAACCGTCGAAATCATCGGGAAGCGTCGCAGCACACTCCCTGGGACCCTATATCTCCGGCTGAATCATTCGTTCCTGAAACAGAGTTGGGAAGTATGCCATCGTCCTCCCACAAGCGATCGGAGCACACTGCTGTTCCGTACCCGGCCCACCAGAAATCCGCACAAGGTGGATAAACTTCAGTGGGAAGATGCGGAGAGACAGCTTGTTGCCGTGGAGACGCAATGGTGTGCGAATGAAGGATCAAAGCCTGGCCTACATGTGGTGAAGAACTTGGGGGACAAGTTGGTGGATGTGCTGGTTACTGGATGGTGCGCGAAGATTTGGAACGGGTGGCAGATGTCGATTGCGGAAGCGAGAGAAAAGGAATTGGATTCTT TTCGTCGAAAAATGGCATATGGAGGCCAGATGTTTTCTATCCGTGATTCGAATCCCGGGACCAGCCTTTGGTCCCTCTGA